In Pantoea cypripedii, the DNA window ATGCGGGATTCAAGACAGCGCGCCAGCCAGTCGATCAGACTGTTCAGCAGCCAGTAGCAGAGCGCTACTGTCAGGTAGATCTCCAGCGGCGCGTAGGTATCAGAAATTGCCTGTTTGGCGGCGTACATAAACTCCTGCACCGAAACCACCGACAGCAGCGCAGAGTCTTTAATCAAACCAATGGTTAACCCGACCAGCGGTGACAGCATTTGCGGCAGTGTCTGCGGCAACACCACATCACGCAGTTGCTCGCTGCGGCTCAGCCCCAGCACCCGACACGCTTCCCACTGCCCCTTCGGCAGCGCAGCAATCGCCGCGCGGATCACCTGCGCGATGTAAGGTGCGTAGTAGAGCGTCAGGGCCAGCACGCCAACCACCGGTGAAGACAGGGTGATGTCGTACTCCGGCAACACAAAATAGAGCAGATAAATCACCACCAGCAGCGGCAGGGCCAGGGTCAATCCGCTGTAAATATTGAGCAATCGCTGCCAGAACGGTGAGGCACGCATCAGCATGGCAGCCATCAGCGCCCCCCACAGCAGCGAACACAAGGCCGCCACCGCACACAATTGCAGGGTTGCCACCAGGCCATCACCTAACGACGGCAGCGAGGTCATAATTGCCTGCCAATCCACTATGCCAGCCTCCGTTTTGCTTCCAGTCGCCGCGCGGCACCGATCAACGGCAGCGCAATCAGCAGATAACCGGCGGCCACCAATAGCAGCACCTGGGTGGCGTCATAGGTGCGGGCGATAACAATCTGACCGGCATAGGTCAGTTCTGTCAGCGCCACCACTGAGGCCAGCGGGGTGGTTTTCAGCAAAATGGTGAACTCATTCACCAGCATCGGCAGGCTGGCGCGCATCACCTGGGGATTGATGACATACCACCAGGTGAGCGCGCGGCTTAACCCCAGGGTGCGGGCGGCTTCCAGTTGCCCTCGCGTCACCAGACTGCGGTTAACGCGCAGAATTTCCGCCACGTAAGCCCCACTGTTCAGACCGATCGCCACCACAGCTGCAAGCATCGGCTGACCACCCAGCCCCAGACGCGGCAAGGTAAAAAACACCACAAACAGCTGAACAATGGCCGGGGTGCCGCGCATCAGACTAACGTAGAGACGACCCATCGCGCGCCAGATCCAGGCCCGGCGCAGTT includes these proteins:
- a CDS encoding amino acid ABC transporter permease; amino-acid sequence: MDWQAIMTSLPSLGDGLVATLQLCAVAALCSLLWGALMAAMLMRASPFWQRLLNIYSGLTLALPLLVVIYLLYFVLPEYDITLSSPVVGVLALTLYYAPYIAQVIRAAIAALPKGQWEACRVLGLSRSEQLRDVVLPQTLPQMLSPLVGLTIGLIKDSALLSVVSVQEFMYAAKQAISDTYAPLEIYLTVALCYWLLNSLIDWLARCLESRMTRYRRGMQH
- a CDS encoding amino acid ABC transporter permease, which encodes MGLDQQVVAALPELGHGLLMTLVLTVLASLVSVVMGQLGCFLQLRRAWIWRAMGRLYVSLMRGTPAIVQLFVVFFTLPRLGLGGQPMLAAVVAIGLNSGAYVAEILRVNRSLVTRGQLEAARTLGLSRALTWWYVINPQVMRASLPMLVNEFTILLKTTPLASVVALTELTYAGQIVIARTYDATQVLLLVAAGYLLIALPLIGAARRLEAKRRLA